The sequence GTTAACCTGCAGAACCTTGAATTAAAATCAGGTTCTGCAACAGCATTTCTAGGAATTTCTAATAATTCATCTGTTCCGGTAACAGTAAAAGATCAGGATATTTCTGCTGGAGGGTTTGGCATAGTTCCAGTAGATCTGAAAGAGCCAGTTGATGATGAGCCTGAGTTAACCCTTCGCCTTCGTTTTCTTGCCGGAGGATCTGAATTTTTTAAAAACATTTCAATTCCTTACAATCGTGGTCTTGCCTTACTGGCTCGTGGTGTGGTCGAAAAAGGATATGAATACTTTAAAAATTTACTCCATAATGATCCAACAAATATACAGGGATTATTTTATCAAGCCATGATTCTTGCAAAATGGGGTCTTGAAGAGGAATCAAAAGCTGTTTTTGAGGAAATACTAAAAATAGATCCTTCACATACCGAAGCTTTGAGTGAATTAGAAAAACTTAATACGAAAATTCAAAAAAGAAAAGAAAACAGAGAAATTCAGATCAAACCAAAAATTGCCGGATATCCAGATGAGTTATTCGATCGTTATACTCCTATCCGGGTTCTTGGTGATGATCCATTTGCGACTGTAATTCTGGTACGTAGAAATGATACAGGAGATTTACGTGCCCTTAAAATCCCCCAGAATACTGCAGATATTCGTCCATCCCTATATACGGAAATTTCATTATTATACCAACTTCGGCATCCATATGTTCTTCGTATGTTCAGGGCAGAATTCTCCCCGGTAATGTTTCTTGAGTTAGAATATGTGGCTGGAGCCCGTTATGAAGGAACACAACGGATATGCCTCTCCGATCTTCCTGCTCCGTTACCGATTGACTTATGGCTTCCAATGATTGAGCAAATTTCTGAAGGTCTTGCGTATATTCACAAACAAGGTGTTCGTCATTACCATCTCTCACCTAAGTATATTCTTCTTGATGAACCAATGACACCAAAAATTTCAGGTCTCATTCGGGAATCATTACGTGGGGCTGGGAGTAGTGGGAAAGAAGAATTTTTTGTTCAGGCACCTGAACAGATTGATCCACATTTTTTTGGAAAAACCGGGAAAAAAACAGATATTTATCAACTTGGGGCAATATGGTTCTGGTTGGTAACTGGAAAAATTTTCAATCATGATACTCTAATTCCAGAATCAGACTGGGAAAAAATATCGTTCAGCAGGTTTGATGAATCTCTGGCATGTTATGACCCACTTCTTCAAAATCTCACCGCCCGCTTTAAAAATGATAGGTATTCTTCTGTTGAATTTTTTTTAAAAGATCTTCATGAGGCCTCTATAAATCAGGGTATACCTATGAGTAATTCATTTTCTGATGCCGTATGAGAATTGTATCCGAAATGAATACTGTTCCTATATGGCGATATATCCTGTTTATTGTCATTTTATTATTTTGTATTCCGATAATCGGCATTACACATGGCTCTTTATCTGGAATTAGTATTCAGGGAGGTGAATATGTAACTGATACAATCCCTGAAAACCTATCTACGGGACACAGTGGTCAATTCATGATAGAATTTCGAAATACTGGAATGACTGCATGGGAATATGATGTAGAGAAGTTTGGAGTTGAATACTTCAGTGATAATTCCCTGATTACTATCGAACCCCTAATTAACCTACTTCCGAAAGGTTCCAGAGTTCATAATGGTCAAAGTTACCAGTTTCCATTTTCAATGAATACTCACAATCCTGGAGAAGTTACTCTTTCATTCGCATTAGTCAGATTGTTACCGTCTGGTAAAACTGTACCTGTTTCAGATATGGTTAATATTCCTGTAAAGATTATACCACAAAATCCCAATCTTATGAGTGAAACCGGAGTTATTCAGGTATCAGGGGGAGTTTTTCATCTCCCAGTAAAATTGGATAATATATATGTTGGAATGACTCCTCTTACTCTCTCGGATATTCAGGCAGGGTTCCACAAAGTGGAAATTGAAGGGAGAGAAGGGGTGATGGAAAAAGAGATTGAGGTTTTGCCAAATTCTTTGAATCCTGTTTTGTATGATCCTGAAGATTCTTTTTTTTACATCGAAACAAAAAATTCTCTTTTATTAGATGACACAAATCCGTTTCTGACTGCAATATTATCAAATTTTTTTATCGTTCTTGGATTCGTAATCACTTTGACCGGAGTTGGAATTTGTGCAGTTGTTGTAATAACTGGCAAGATGAAACGAGTGAAATTCACAGTTTCACAAATATTACCGTTTTCAATTCATAGCCATCCTGGCCGGGATTTCTCTGTTGAGGTCTCGAGAAAAACTGATAAAGATGAGGTACGGTTTGATCCCATACCTGGGATATTTACTCAGGGAAGAGAAAAAAAGTTCCAGATAAAAATTTCGAATCTAGGTAAAAAGGACATCACTGTTGAAAATCACCGCATTTCTCCAGGAGAAATCAAATTACTGTATCGGGAGATAAAGGATGATAGTCCTGGAGACAATGTCACTGGGATGGATATTTCCTATATTGGAAGTGACGGTAAAAAGAAAACTCAATTTATTAACCTATATTATCGGATTTTACCGAAAAAACCTGATCTCTCCTGGGTGTTTGAACGTTTTTTTATAAGGGATGGAAAAGTTGTTGCAGTTATTAAAATTAAAAATAAAACCCTTGAAGCATTAAATATTGATTCAGTGAACATATTGCCCGGAAAAGAAGGAAAAATCTTTATTGGGATGGATGAGCCAGATATCGACTCAATTTCGACTTTTAAAAATCTGCATATAATTGATGGAGAAGGTGGTTCATTATCTCTGCCGACAAAAATACCATATAATCGTGGCGTTTTCCTATTTTTTTCAAAGCAATTTTCTGATTCTCAAGAATGGTTTCATCAACAGATGAAGAAGGGAATTAACGATCCAAATCTGCAAAAATATGCAGAGATTGTTGAGAAAAAAATTATGGAACTGAAAATTGCTAATAATTTGACAGATCAGAGAGGTGACAATGAAAATAAAAAATCTATGCTCCCCTCCCCTCCTGATCATCATCATATTACGAATACTAACATTCTTTATGATATACAACAGGAATTTCCTGAGGATCTCATTTCTCTTTATCACCCATCTGGAATTATCAGTGAAGATAGGTTAGGAATGATTTATAGGGCTGTGAGAGTATCAGATAACGAAGAGGTAGCGGTACGTATTCTAAAACCTGGAAAAGTAAATCATTCAACAATTGAATTACAGATACAAGCATGGAGATCGTTGAAACATCTGAACATACTTCAAATAAAATATTGGGAACGCGATCCCCAGTACTATTTGGAATTTGATCTCCCCTCCGGAGTTCTTCAATCTCGAAAAAGAATATATTCCCTTGCAGATGTTAAAGTTCCAATACCACCTCGTGCCTCTCTTAAAATCATCCGCGGACTTGCAGAAGGTATTGATTATCTTCATCATCAGGGAGTAAGACATTATCTCTTGGAACCTTCAGTAGTTTTGCTTGATAAAGGATTAAATCCAAAAATATCTGGATTTGACGCAGCTGCTCTGGTGCAATCATATATACCAGAAGATTGTTGGATTATTGCTCCTGAGCAATGTAACTCTGCCAAGTACGGAAATCCTGGGAAAAAGACGGATATTTATCAGGTTGGAGCGATCTGTTATTACCTTATCACCGGCCAGATCCCATCCATTGACAATTATAGTGATGTATTGCCCTCACACATCAATCCGGATTTAAATGTTTTCGATAATCTCATACGGAAGACATTGTCTCCAGATAAAAATGGCAGATATGGAGAGGTAAATGAAATGATTCAGGAAATTGACAATCTCATTGATGCTTTTTCTCCAAAAATCAAACAGAACTCTCGTAGATAATTATGTTATTAAATGTTTTGAAATATTTCCATCGCTCATTGATCTTACTGATTATATTCATAGCAATACCAATGATTGGTGCTGCGTATTATTCTGATTCAGAAAAATTACTGGACGAAGGGGTGGCTGAATATAAATCTGGAAATTTGGACACTTCGTTTCATATTTTTGAAGATATAACTCTTCAAAATCCATCATGGCCCTATGGTTGGTTATGGAAAGGAACAGTATTGGCTGATCTTAAGAAACAGGAAGAAGCCGACGTTGCATTTAAAACAGGAAGCTGTTTATTGAATCCTGATTCCTGCGAAGATTATTCAAAAGGGGATTCTGGAAAGATATATAGACAATATGAAACATTTCCCAATGACCATGCTTCTCTTTCATCATCTTTTTTTGTTGATTATCCACAATCTTTTGAAACGGGAAATAATTATTATATTTTGTCAGATGATCCCAATAAATCTACAAGTGAATCGAAACAATTTGTTCATCCTGAATTATTTGACAAAGAAGGTGACCTATTCAATAGCGCTGGTCACATTGATGAAGCAATTCAGTCTTTTCAACATGCAGAAGAATTAGATCCAGATAATTCTACCTATTCCAGGAAATTGGGGGATATGTATGCCAAAAAGGGTGACTTGAATTCTGCATTATCTGCATGGAACCGTTCTATTGAAAAAGAATCAGAAAAAGAAGTAATTGATGATATTTTAAAAAAACGAAGTGATACATTTTCAGCTTTAGGAAAACCATATAATGCTGGGAAGGAATTGGAAAAGATGAATTTTCCAAGAAATAATCCAACTACTATAATGGAAAAAGGAGATTTCTTCACTCAAAGTGGAGACTATCACCTGGCTGAAGAAGCTTACCTGGAATATTTGGATGCATTTCCAGGAAATACGGATGCATCACTAGGTCTGGCAAATGCTCAGATCAATCTGGGGAAATATCAGAAAGGGAAGAAAATCCTCGATTCAATTCCTGAGTCATCCCTCAATCCAAAGCAGATGGATCTTTATACTAAAACCAAGATGAACATCCCTGAACAAAGTGAAAAATTACCTGATCTGACCTTCCTCTTCCGGAACCACGTATTATATCTTTTCATAATTATCGGGGTTGTAGGAATAGTATTTTTCAGGAAAAAAATATTTAAATAATTTATGAGCACCCGCAAGCCCGGGATGCGGATCCTGGACTTGGTAACATCACCTGAATAAACGAATCTGCTTTCAAGCTGTGTGATGATTTTTTTCCTGTTCTATCTTTTTTTTGTTCGTATACTGTTATTTTTAATTGATAATCTCCTGGTTGAGTCTGTGGAATGGTAAATGCTACTTTATAATCTCTTTTATCTCCGACATCAGGAGCTTGATAATCGGTATTTTCATGTATGAGATCCATTGGTCCAAGCATAGCAGAAAATTGAATGGGTCCGGAGCTATTGGACAAGATGCCGTTATTTTTTATAGTTATTACTGGATTAATCACTTTTCCTGCACTGACTTTCAAATCTCCAGTGGAAAGGTTGAGTGATGTTATCTCAAACCCTGAATTTTGTCGTGTATCAAGAAGATCGGGAGATACTGCCCCAATTACTGAAGATGATAATATCGTAACCATTATACATGTCCAAAAACCCAACTTAATCGATAAAAAGTAAATGGTATTCCTGTTCATCCTTGTGTTATTGGCACCACATGATTTTATATTCTGTCATGAATAATATTGGGGTGGCACTCCTCTCCATATATTTTTCAATAATTTGTTGGATGATGTCGCTTCAAGGCTTTGAAACACGATAAAGAAATCATATATCAATATCGAAAAGAATGATCTTCATGAATTTCATAACCTTATCACACCCACACTCAATTACACAAGGGGAATTTGAAGATTTTCGAACATATGATGAGATTCCAACAGCGATTTTTATTAATGGCAGGCATTTATCTACTCTTCTCCTGGCTCCAGGGGATCAGAAAGAATATATTACTGGTTTTCTTTTAACCGAACAACATATTACAAAAAAAGAGGAAATTGAATCAATCCGTGTAGAAAAAAACCGGATAAGTATTATTACAACGAATATTTTTACTAGCCCCGGGCCAAAGAAGACAATTCTTTCTGGATGTGGAGGAGCAGTTTCATATATTGACACTGGAAAACTACCCATTTTATCCAGTAATTTTTCTGTGTCTGAAAATGCGATAGATGATTGTATTCGAAAAATCCATTCAGAGAAAGAAATATGTTCGTATGGTCTCGTCTTCTCATGTCTATGTCAAGAAGATGGATTGCTTCTATATCGATGTGATATCACTGATGATCAGTCATTGGATCGGATGATTGGAGCAGCATTCACCAAAGAAATAAATCTTACTTCCTCATTTTGTGTCTGTTCAGCAACAATAACATCAGAATCGGTTCGAAAATGTTTGATTGCCAGAATTCCCCTCATAATAACCATTGGATATTGTACTTCTCTCGCAGTTGAGATCGGCAGAAAAAATGGATTGGGTATTGGTGTAGTCCATGATGAGACGATCATGATCTATTCAACTCCAGAACGAATAAGCCGATAATTATTGGCTGATGATCTCTTTCAGAGTAGCAAGGAAGAGATCAATCTCCTCTCTGGTATTATAGTGTGCAATACTTACACGAACCGTTCCTTCAGGCAGATTCAGAGCACTCATCAGTGGCTGACAGCAGTGAAACCCTGACCGTACCAATATGTCATGGTCATCAAGCCGTTGGGCTACTTCATGGGGATGCATCCCATCAATGGTGAAAGAAACAACCCCTATTCTGGTTTCTGGGTTACCTGGTGCATATACCCGGACTCTCTCAATGGCGTGTAGACCGTCGATCAGGCGGCTGGTGAGATGCTCTTCATGCTCATGGATCTTGTCCATGCCGATTCTCTTCAGATAATCAACCGCAACACCTAACCCGATGCCCCCTGCAATATTGGGTGTACCAGCTTCATATTGCTCATATCCCTGTATCAGCACAACCTCCTCGTCGGTAACCGACTCAACCGTTCCTCCACCCTCCATCAGAGGAATCAGGTTTGGTTCTTTCATCCAGAGAACTCCCGTGCCGGTTGGCCCGCCGAGTTTATGTCCTGAAAAGCAGTAGAAATCGCAACCGATTCTTCTGACATCAACCGGCATATGGGGGGCTGCCTGGGCCCCGTCGACGAGCAGTAGTACTCCTTTTTCCCTGCACAGAGTGGCAATTTCCTGCACTGGGGTGATGATCCCAAGGACATTTGATGCCTGTGTGATTGCCACAAGCCTGACCGGCTTTTCAAGAGCCTTCCGGAATTCATCCATATCCAGGGAATAATCCGGAAGTATGCCGATGATTTCAAGGGTAACACCCTGCTTCTCAAGTGATCTCCAGGGCAGAAGGTTTGAGTGGTGTTCAAGGATGGTAGTGACAATCCGGTCACCCGGTGTCCAGGTCAGTCCCTGTGCAACCATGTTGATCGCTTCGGTGGTGTTTTTGGTAAAGACCGTGACGCCCTCCTCTGCTCCGATAAATTCTGCCACCTTCTCATGTGCATGCCAGTACCGCTGGGTTGCTATCCGGGTAAACCGGTGCACTCCTCTTCCGACATTTGACCTGTACCGGTGTTCAAACTCGACCATAGCCTCAACAACCGGTTCAGGAGAGCAACTGGTCGCAGCATTATCCAGATATATAACATCTCCAAGGATGGGATAATCATGCCTGATCGCACGGAACATATCATCGGGTTCAGGTCCGACATCTGCTCTCTTCTGCTCGATGGGAGAAACTGGCGGGGGTTGCTGCTTCTTTTTTCTCTCTTTTGTTTGTGCAAGGGTGAAATCATCATTGACGAGAACTCCCATGTTCCTACATAATTCACGCATCTTCGGTGGAAGTGCCCGCCATCGCCACAGACCCCAGTCAGTGTAGGCATCCGGCATCTGTTTCTTTTCGGCCCATTTATCAAGAAATGCATCCCACCGCTCGGTGAAATCCGGATGAGTCTTTCGGATGGAATCATATTCACTTTCAAGCATGGCAGGACAGAGGTAACAGCCGATCCGCTCGATACCCCGTTCATAGAGGGGATTAATTGGGAAGTTCCGCCACCAGAGATAGAGGAATACTTCAAATGCCCTCCAGCTCCGGATAGGGGATATATTCAGCTGCAGTGGATTTGCCGGGTTCTGACTGGTCTCATCAAGACCGGCACGGTTCCATGACTCATACCAGCGGTTCCCCTGAATGGTAACACTGGGACCTATATCAGCAAGATAAATCTTCAGGGGATGTAATTTGAGAAGTTTACAACACCACCGGTTGTCCTTGCCGGGTGGTCCTGCCTTCTCCACCGCCTGCCAGAAGTCACCGCCCTTCCTAATGATCTCAACTCCCTGCTCTTCAATAAACTGAATGGTTTCAGGGAATTCGAGTCCAGTATCGATGAAAAATGCCTTGTCCACTCCGGCTTTTCGTGCCAGGTGAAGAACAGCTGTGCTGTCCTTTCCACCGGAGAATGAAACATTGACCGTCGGCCGGTCTTTCATGTGGCTCTTAATGGTCCGGACAGCATTCCGTTCCAGGTTTTTCAGATGATATGTATTGTGGACAATGACCGCTTCCCAGTCAGGATCCGGATAAGTGGAGGGGGTAATCGGGAGGAGTTCTTTTACCTTGATAAATCCCTCTTTCACGATGGCTGTCCCGTATTTTCCATTCGCCGTGACAATGACCGAACCATCCGGCACCGGTGTTTTCAGGGGAAATCGTTTCCCACCGATTCTTCCTTTTTCTGCTTTGAGATCAATATGAGCAGTCAGGTCGATGATCCCTTTTGATATATACGGAACCAGAAATGGCAGAGCTTCAGGGGTAATATCGAGTGAATAGGTTTTGGTCACCGGATCAAAAGTGAACCAGCCAAACCGCTGCCCGTTGATGATAACAAGTTCTGCACGATCATACCCCCCGGTCTTATTCAGGAGAATTATCTTCGGAACAGGAACATCTCCGTATTGGGAAGTTAATAATTGAATGATATGATCCCGATCTGCCGAGAGAGCAGGGCGGAGATCATAGGGCTGAAGAAGGGGGATGGTTTTTGCTTCATTGCCGCAGCTGCAGGTTCGTCCGATCAGGGGAACGTTGCAGTGTTCACACCAATAGAGTGTTTTTTTCACAGCCGGCTCGTGCATTTCATTGAATAATTGGGGGTGAGGAGATAAGATACCTGTCAGTGGTCCAGTGAATATGGGACGATAATTATTAGTGTACTCTCGATTATGATAATGCAGAGTACACTATTAAATCGCCTGAATTGAATGAACTTTCTGATAGTCTTCGTTTTCAATATTAAGAGTCAAATGGCCGGTTATGTGAATTGAGAATTGGTGATTGTAGGTCCAAAGTAAGGAGTTTCCTGATCCCATCAATCGGATTACAAAATAATTTATCCTACAATGCTGACTTATCCTGAAATACTGAATATTTATGACAATTTTAGGATCAATCCTTTCAGATATCCGGGAAAAAACACCCCTTGTCCACCATATGACAAACTATGTCACGGTGAATGACTGTGCCAATATCACCCTTTGTATCGGCGCTTCACCGGTCATGGCACACGCAGAAGAAGAAGTCGGGGAGATGGTTGCACTTGCAGGATCTCTCGTTCTGAACATCGGCACCCTTGATCCCCTCCAGATTGACCGGATGTTTGTAGCGGCGAAAGCCGCAGAAAAACATGGCATCCCTATCATTCTTGATCCAGTCGGTGCCGGAGCAACCAGCTTACGGACAAAAACCGCTCATAGAATGATCCAGGAGTTGTCCATCTCAGTTCTCAAGGGAAATGCCGGAGAGATAGGAACCCTTGCTGGGAAACAGGCACAGGTCCGTGGTGTAGACTCCGGTGGGGTAACCGGCGATCCGACAGATATCACCTGTGTCCTTGCAGAGCGACTTGGCTGTACGGTTGTCATGAGTGGTCCCACTGACATCATCAGTGATGGTTCCCGGACTCTTCTTTGTGAGAACGGACACCCCCTTATGGGACGTATATCCGGGACAGGATGCATGGCTGCATCGGTTATTGGGTCCTGTGTCGCAGTCACCCAGAATTATCTCTCTGCATCCGCCACAGGTATTGCTGCGTTTGGGATTGCAGGAGAGCGGGCTGCTTCAGAGGCTGCAGGTCCTGGCTCTTTTAAATATCGCCTCTTTGACAATATGGCATCAGTCACTTCGGATGATGTTGACCGGTGTGCCCGTACTCGGTCAGTATAAAGGAAATCAGTGATCTGATTCACAACCTTCATGGGGAATGGGGGAATATCTTCATTCCTTCATGAAGTTACCTGGCATTTCTCTGAGCACTCTCATAATCGCAGTATTTTGTGGTTTTTTAACGCCATTTGATTTATCCGCAGTAAATATTGCATTGCCTGCGATTGCCAGTGAATTTTCTCTTGATGCTATTGAATTAAGCTGGGTTAGCAGTGCGTATCTTCTGGCATCAGCGATCTTTCTTGTTCCTTTCGGCAGAATAGGGGATATCTTCGGGAGAAAAAAGATCTTGATTGGTGGGATAGCACTCTTTACTCTAGCCTCTATAGGGATGATCTTCTCGGCCTCATCCATTATGCTTATCAGTTTTCGCCTTGTTCAGGGCATCGGAGCTTCGATGATCTTCGGAACTGCGGTGGCAATTCTGACATCCGTGACCTCCCCGGCACGACGTGGTCAGGCTCTTGGTGTCTACACTACTTCAGTGTACCTCGGTCTCTCTGCAGGTCCCTTTATCGGAGGCATTCTTACTGATGATTTTGGGTGGCGAAGCATCTTTCTCATAAATGTCCCGATTGGCGTCCTTATCATTGCCCTGATCCTGTTCTATTTAAAAGGAGAGTGGGCAGATGCAGCAGGTGAGCGGTTTGATCTGAGAGGAGCTCTCATCTATGGAAGTAGCCTTACCGCAGTTATGATTGGTTTTTCTGAGCTCCCCCATGTCACTGGATTCATAGCACTTGGACTGGGAATTACCCTGTTAACACTGTTTATCTGGCTCGAAAACCGGGAGCAGTATCCGCTCATCAGGGTGTCCATGTTCAGAAAAAACCGGGTATTTGCCTGCTCAAATGTTGCGGCTCTTATAAATTACGGTTCAACCTTTGCGATTACGTTCTTTCTCAGCCTGTACCTACAATATATCAGAGGTTTTGATCCGCAGGAGGCCGGGTTCATTCTCGTTACCCAGCCCGTAGTTCAGGCGATCTTCTCTTCATACGCAGGCAGTCTTTCTGATAAGATTGAGCCTGCGAAAATATCTTCACTGGGTATGGGGATTATTGCTGCAGGGCTTGTCTCCCTGAGTTTTCTCTCTCCTGAAACTTCCATGATTGAGCTTATGGTAATCCTGGCGGTTCTTGGGTTTGGTTTTGCTCTCTTTTCGTCTCCAAATACGAACGCAATTATGAGTTCGGTGGAAA comes from Methanospirillum hungatei and encodes:
- a CDS encoding tetratricopeptide repeat protein, producing MIGAAYYSDSEKLLDEGVAEYKSGNLDTSFHIFEDITLQNPSWPYGWLWKGTVLADLKKQEEADVAFKTGSCLLNPDSCEDYSKGDSGKIYRQYETFPNDHASLSSSFFVDYPQSFETGNNYYILSDDPNKSTSESKQFVHPELFDKEGDLFNSAGHIDEAIQSFQHAEELDPDNSTYSRKLGDMYAKKGDLNSALSAWNRSIEKESEKEVIDDILKKRSDTFSALGKPYNAGKELEKMNFPRNNPTTIMEKGDFFTQSGDYHLAEEAYLEYLDAFPGNTDASLGLANAQINLGKYQKGKKILDSIPESSLNPKQMDLYTKTKMNIPEQSEKLPDLTFLFRNHVLYLFIIIGVVGIVFFRKKIFK
- a CDS encoding aminotransferase class V-fold PLP-dependent enzyme, translated to MHEPAVKKTLYWCEHCNVPLIGRTCSCGNEAKTIPLLQPYDLRPALSADRDHIIQLLTSQYGDVPVPKIILLNKTGGYDRAELVIINGQRFGWFTFDPVTKTYSLDITPEALPFLVPYISKGIIDLTAHIDLKAEKGRIGGKRFPLKTPVPDGSVIVTANGKYGTAIVKEGFIKVKELLPITPSTYPDPDWEAVIVHNTYHLKNLERNAVRTIKSHMKDRPTVNVSFSGGKDSTAVLHLARKAGVDKAFFIDTGLEFPETIQFIEEQGVEIIRKGGDFWQAVEKAGPPGKDNRWCCKLLKLHPLKIYLADIGPSVTIQGNRWYESWNRAGLDETSQNPANPLQLNISPIRSWRAFEVFLYLWWRNFPINPLYERGIERIGCYLCPAMLESEYDSIRKTHPDFTERWDAFLDKWAEKKQMPDAYTDWGLWRWRALPPKMRELCRNMGVLVNDDFTLAQTKERKKKQQPPPVSPIEQKRADVGPEPDDMFRAIRHDYPILGDVIYLDNAATSCSPEPVVEAMVEFEHRYRSNVGRGVHRFTRIATQRYWHAHEKVAEFIGAEEGVTVFTKNTTEAINMVAQGLTWTPGDRIVTTILEHHSNLLPWRSLEKQGVTLEIIGILPDYSLDMDEFRKALEKPVRLVAITQASNVLGIITPVQEIATLCREKGVLLLVDGAQAAPHMPVDVRRIGCDFYCFSGHKLGGPTGTGVLWMKEPNLIPLMEGGGTVESVTDEEVVLIQGYEQYEAGTPNIAGGIGLGVAVDYLKRIGMDKIHEHEEHLTSRLIDGLHAIERVRVYAPGNPETRIGVVSFTIDGMHPHEVAQRLDDHDILVRSGFHCCQPLMSALNLPEGTVRVSIAHYNTREEIDLFLATLKEIISQ
- a CDS encoding protein kinase domain-containing protein, whose translation is MRIVSEMNTVPIWRYILFIVILLFCIPIIGITHGSLSGISIQGGEYVTDTIPENLSTGHSGQFMIEFRNTGMTAWEYDVEKFGVEYFSDNSLITIEPLINLLPKGSRVHNGQSYQFPFSMNTHNPGEVTLSFALVRLLPSGKTVPVSDMVNIPVKIIPQNPNLMSETGVIQVSGGVFHLPVKLDNIYVGMTPLTLSDIQAGFHKVEIEGREGVMEKEIEVLPNSLNPVLYDPEDSFFYIETKNSLLLDDTNPFLTAILSNFFIVLGFVITLTGVGICAVVVITGKMKRVKFTVSQILPFSIHSHPGRDFSVEVSRKTDKDEVRFDPIPGIFTQGREKKFQIKISNLGKKDITVENHRISPGEIKLLYREIKDDSPGDNVTGMDISYIGSDGKKKTQFINLYYRILPKKPDLSWVFERFFIRDGKVVAVIKIKNKTLEALNIDSVNILPGKEGKIFIGMDEPDIDSISTFKNLHIIDGEGGSLSLPTKIPYNRGVFLFFSKQFSDSQEWFHQQMKKGINDPNLQKYAEIVEKKIMELKIANNLTDQRGDNENKKSMLPSPPDHHHITNTNILYDIQQEFPEDLISLYHPSGIISEDRLGMIYRAVRVSDNEEVAVRILKPGKVNHSTIELQIQAWRSLKHLNILQIKYWERDPQYYLEFDLPSGVLQSRKRIYSLADVKVPIPPRASLKIIRGLAEGIDYLHHQGVRHYLLEPSVVLLDKGLNPKISGFDAAALVQSYIPEDCWIIAPEQCNSAKYGNPGKKTDIYQVGAICYYLITGQIPSIDNYSDVLPSHINPDLNVFDNLIRKTLSPDKNGRYGEVNEMIQEIDNLIDAFSPKIKQNSRR
- the thiM gene encoding hydroxyethylthiazole kinase, which encodes MTILGSILSDIREKTPLVHHMTNYVTVNDCANITLCIGASPVMAHAEEEVGEMVALAGSLVLNIGTLDPLQIDRMFVAAKAAEKHGIPIILDPVGAGATSLRTKTAHRMIQELSISVLKGNAGEIGTLAGKQAQVRGVDSGGVTGDPTDITCVLAERLGCTVVMSGPTDIISDGSRTLLCENGHPLMGRISGTGCMAASVIGSCVAVTQNYLSASATGIAAFGIAGERAASEAAGPGSFKYRLFDNMASVTSDDVDRCARTRSV
- a CDS encoding formate dehydrogenase accessory sulfurtransferase FdhD; this translates as MNFITLSHPHSITQGEFEDFRTYDEIPTAIFINGRHLSTLLLAPGDQKEYITGFLLTEQHITKKEEIESIRVEKNRISIITTNIFTSPGPKKTILSGCGGAVSYIDTGKLPILSSNFSVSENAIDDCIRKIHSEKEICSYGLVFSCLCQEDGLLLYRCDITDDQSLDRMIGAAFTKEINLTSSFCVCSATITSESVRKCLIARIPLIITIGYCTSLAVEIGRKNGLGIGVVHDETIMIYSTPERISR
- a CDS encoding protein kinase domain-containing protein — protein: MVPIIVVVLLVILAIVVPVNAAEEWVNPPGFGPAYVSDTIPDQLLPGHAYPVFITFRNNGLVSWQDEMRRIGLLYEGDLTDVTAIPTFVELSKDLNITPGKTASFGLTLLPVGVPGSYNLSFSVVMRSAIGDQKITESYVKHIKIVPTDGISSPVNGSIYVESPLPDLKIFQNSVYVGNIPAIIADVKPGRYEIKAMNGTFERFFSVDVDRGTMTRIMVLDQRDPPVITKKKVGPVSDGTLIGYIEANIPLILIILLIIIVCIGLVIHGLRKRTQLEEEKSKKGKKKQKSDDHDENRLEEENELLKKIHSKKPIFEGLTSSSIQDGISSGNPSVLTGSGVLKYHPGKLDKSSDKQGIKREISDDKKKGTLLTPTHDLDVNLQNLELKSGSATAFLGISNNSSVPVTVKDQDISAGGFGIVPVDLKEPVDDEPELTLRLRFLAGGSEFFKNISIPYNRGLALLARGVVEKGYEYFKNLLHNDPTNIQGLFYQAMILAKWGLEEESKAVFEEILKIDPSHTEALSELEKLNTKIQKRKENREIQIKPKIAGYPDELFDRYTPIRVLGDDPFATVILVRRNDTGDLRALKIPQNTADIRPSLYTEISLLYQLRHPYVLRMFRAEFSPVMFLELEYVAGARYEGTQRICLSDLPAPLPIDLWLPMIEQISEGLAYIHKQGVRHYHLSPKYILLDEPMTPKISGLIRESLRGAGSSGKEEFFVQAPEQIDPHFFGKTGKKTDIYQLGAIWFWLVTGKIFNHDTLIPESDWEKISFSRFDESLACYDPLLQNLTARFKNDRYSSVEFFLKDLHEASINQGIPMSNSFSDAV
- a CDS encoding MFS transporter, which translates into the protein MKLPGISLSTLIIAVFCGFLTPFDLSAVNIALPAIASEFSLDAIELSWVSSAYLLASAIFLVPFGRIGDIFGRKKILIGGIALFTLASIGMIFSASSIMLISFRLVQGIGASMIFGTAVAILTSVTSPARRGQALGVYTTSVYLGLSAGPFIGGILTDDFGWRSIFLINVPIGVLIIALILFYLKGEWADAAGERFDLRGALIYGSSLTAVMIGFSELPHVTGFIALGLGITLLTLFIWLENREQYPLIRVSMFRKNRVFACSNVAALINYGSTFAITFFLSLYLQYIRGFDPQEAGFILVTQPVVQAIFSSYAGSLSDKIEPAKISSLGMGIIAAGLVSLSFLSPETSMIELMVILAVLGFGFALFSSPNTNAIMSSVEKRYYGIASGTLGTMRLLGQMLSMGIAMMIIAVMVGKVDITPDVSDELMSAMSIGFVIFSVMCFIGIFFSMVRGNVRSE